The sequence GGGTTCTTTGGTGACGCCATCCTGTTTGCGTGCCCGAATGCTGGGAACCGTAAGACGCTTGCGCGGCTGCGGAGTGGGGTTGGCGCGGCTGGTGCTCGTGTCGAGCTGGAAGGTTGTAGACATGCTGCCTGTTTAGCGCGGTGGTGGATTTGCGCAATTCCTGCCTCGACTAGGCGACATTTTACGGGCAGAACTATGATCATAATGGGAGCCCGGACAGGGCTTGATGAGGGAATTTGATATGGCGGGCGCAACTCCAACTGGCGAGCAAGGCTGGTCGTCGCGAACAGCATTTATTTTGGCAGCGGTCGGCGCGGCCGTCGGCCTCGGCAATATCTGGCGTTTTCCGACGCTGGCTGGCGAGAATGGCGGCGGCGCATTTGTCCTCGTCTATATCGGCTTCGTTGTGTTGCTGGGCCTCCCGCTCGTTTTGTCTGAGATTATGCTTGGGCGGACAGGTGGATCGGATGCCATCGGCTCTATGCGCAACGTGGCTGAACAGTCTGGGCGCTCGAAGCGCTGGGGCGCGTTAGGCGCGCTGCAAATCACTGCAGGCTTCCTGATCCTGTCATTCTACTCGGTCGTCGCAGGTTGGGTGATCAACTACGTTTTCATATCTGGCGGTGACTTCTTCGGCGCATTGTTCGCTGGCGATCCCTTCTCAGTAGCCTTCAACGGCGAGACACAAGACCAGATCACCGGGCGAATGGGCGACTTGTTTGCCGATCCGATGCGGCTGATTGTACTCCATATCCTATTCATGGCCGCGACCGTCGGCATCGTCGCCAGCGGTGTGCACGACGGTATCGAGAAGGCCGCGAAATGGCTGATGCCGGCATTCTTCGTGCTGCTGATTATCATCACGATCTATGGCGCGTTTACCGGTAATTTTGCCGAGGCGGTGGCATTCTTGTTCACACCAGACTTCAGCAAGATCACTCCAGTGGTGCTCAATGAAGCACTAGGACAGGCGCTCTTTTCGCTTAGCCTCGCTGCTGGCGGCCTGCTGACTTACGGTGCCTATGTGAGCAAGGATGTGAACTTGGCCCCCACAGCGGGCTTGATTGCAATGGCAGATACCAGCGTCGCAATCCTTGCTGGCTTAATGATCTTCCCGATCGTGTTTGCAGTTGGTCTCGATCCTGCTGGCGGTCCGGCGTTAATCTTCCAGACTTTGCCGGTTGCATTTAATGTGATGCCGGGCGGGGCGCTGGTCGGCATGGTGTTCTTCATTCTGATCTTCTTTGCTGCGCTGACCAGCTCGATTTCTCTGCTTGAGGGTCCGACTGCTTGGGCAATTGACCGCTTCGGCTGGGGCCGCAAGAAAGCCGCCTTCATCGTCGGACTGGTCGCATGGTTGATCGGTGTCGCTTGCGCGCTCGGCTACAATGTCTGGTCCGATGTCCGGCTACTTGGCTTCTGGAACATTTTTGCGGAAACGGACATTCTCGACACGCTTGATGGCTTTACTGGCAAAATTATGTTGCCGCTTGGCGCGTTATTCGTGGCGATATTCGTAGGCTGGCGCGCTGACGCGAATATGGTGAAGGCGCAGACTGGCCTCTCGGGCGGCACATATCTGGTGTGGCGTTTCCTGATCGCATGGGCTGCCCCGATCGCCGTGTCGCTGGTGCTGATCTTCGGCCTACTGCCCGGCTTGCTAGGCGAATAAAACTAAGGGACCGCTTCCAATATGGAAGCGGTCCCATGTGCACTCATTCCTCTACATCAAACGGGTTCGAGCGCGTAACCTGCCGAACGTACGGTACGTACCGGGTCAACTGCGCCTTCGACTTCAATCGCCTTTCGCAGTCGCCGTATATGCACATCCACGGTACGCAGTTCGATATCGCTTTCGGTTCCCCAAACACCATCGAGTAGCTGGTTGCGAGAAAAGACCCGTCGCGGGCTTTCCATAAAGAATTTGAGTAGGCGGTATTCCGTCGGCCCAAGATGCAAGACTTCGCCGAGCCGCTCGACGCGGTGCGCCACCGGATCAAGCATAAGGTCGCCTGCCTCGATCATTTCGCCAGCCAGTGCTGGGCGTATGCGGCGCATTACAGCCGAGACCCGGGCTAGAAGTTCGCGCGGACTAAATGGTTTTGTCAGGTAGTCGTCAGCACCAATCTCTAGACCGCGTATTCGGTCATCCTCGTCTTCGCGTGCTGTAAGCATGATGATGGGAACATGAGCGGTCGCTTTGTCGCGGCGCAGGCGGCGGCATACTTCGAGGCCGCTCGTGCCTTCGATCATCCAGTCAAGAATAACGAGATCGGGTACTTCTTCGCTGGCTAAGACGAGTGCATCATCGCCGTCAGGAGTAGTGCGTACCTTATACCCTTCTTTTTCAAAGCGGTATTGTAGCAGCTCCGACAGAGCCGGATCATCTTCAACCAGGAGTAGTTTCGCTAGCGGCATATCGACTCGTCTTTCGATGGGTCTTGATCATTGCTCGCCGAACTATGGCAGTTCGAATGTTACATTTTCGCGACGATTATGCGACTTCGTCAGGTGGGTACTCGCCAGTCGCTGCGAAATGGACCATTTCAGCCACATTGGTCGCGTGATCACCGATCCGTTCAAGATTGCGGGCAACGAAGAGCAATTGCGCGGCGCTGCTGATCGTCGCAGGATTCTCGACCATATAGCTGACAAGATTGCGGAAGATGCTGTCGTAAAACGCGTCGACTTTGTCGTCGCGCTTGATAACATCGAGAGCAACCACGGGATCGCGCGCAGCATAGCCGGTGAGCACATCATGGACCATTCCGGCAGCTACTTCGCCCATGGCGGAGAGCAATGTCAGCGGCTCAAAGCGCTTGCGGTCGTCGATCTTGCCAACGCGTTTGGCGATGTTTTTGGAATAGTCGCCGATCCGCTCGACAACACCGGCAATCTTCAGCGCAGCGATCACTTCACGAAGGTCGGCTGCCATGGGCGCGCGCAAGGCAATCACCCGGACTGCGAGCCGGTCTACCTCGGCTTCGAGCGAGTCGATTTTCTTGTCGCGCTTCACCACTTCTTTGGCGAGTTTTTCGTCGCCATTGACCAAGGCTTCGAGCGATTCCTGGATAGCGACTTCGGCGAGGCCGCCCATCTCCGCGATTAACCCGCGGAGGCGCGTGATGTCCTCGTCGAACGCTTTCACTGTGTGTTGTGCGACCATCAGCCGTACCGTCCTGTGATGTAATCCTGCGTGCGCGTTTCTTGCGGATTGGTGAAAATGTCGCTGGTGCGACCATATTCAACCATCTTACCCAGATGGAAGAAGGCCGTCCGTTCGGAAACGCGCGCGGCCTGTTGCATGGAGTGGGTGACGATCACGATGGCGTAACGGCCCTTGAGCTCGGCGATAAGTTCTTCGATCTTGGCCGTGGCAATCGGATCGAGCGCCGAGCATGGCTCGTCCATAAGGATCACTTCAGGATCGACTGCGATGGCGCGGGCGATGCAAAGGCGCTGCTGCTGTCCGCCCGATAGCGCCGTTCCGCTATCGTCGATACGGTCTTTGACCTCTTCCCAGAGGCCGGCGCGGCGAAGCGATCTCTCGACCACTTCGTCCAATTCGTCCTTACTTTCGGCAAAGCCGTGAATTTTCGGGCCGTAAGCGACATTGTCATAGATCGATTTGGGGAAGGGGTTGGGTTTCTGGAACACCATCCCGACGCGGGCGCGCAATTGCACAACGTCCATACCAGACCGGTAAATATCTTCGCCGTCGAGTGTAATTTCACCTTCGACGCGGGCCGAGGGGATCGTGTCATTCATGCGGTTCATTGTCCGCAGGAATGTCGATTTACCACAGCCTGACGGGCCGATGAAGGCGGTGACATATTCGGTGGGAATATCGATCGAAACATCGTCGATCGCCTTCTTGTCACCGTAATAAACCGAGACGCCGCGCGCGGTCATCTTCTGGTCGGTCGTGTCTAGGTTTGAGTGTACGTTCAC comes from Altererythrobacter sp. ZODW24 and encodes:
- the phoB gene encoding phosphate regulon transcriptional regulator PhoB, which encodes MPLAKLLLVEDDPALSELLQYRFEKEGYKVRTTPDGDDALVLASEEVPDLVILDWMIEGTSGLEVCRRLRRDKATAHVPIIMLTAREDEDDRIRGLEIGADDYLTKPFSPRELLARVSAVMRRIRPALAGEMIEAGDLMLDPVAHRVERLGEVLHLGPTEYRLLKFFMESPRRVFSRNQLLDGVWGTESDIELRTVDVHIRRLRKAIEVEGAVDPVRTVRSAGYALEPV
- a CDS encoding sodium-dependent transporter, with the protein product MAGATPTGEQGWSSRTAFILAAVGAAVGLGNIWRFPTLAGENGGGAFVLVYIGFVVLLGLPLVLSEIMLGRTGGSDAIGSMRNVAEQSGRSKRWGALGALQITAGFLILSFYSVVAGWVINYVFISGGDFFGALFAGDPFSVAFNGETQDQITGRMGDLFADPMRLIVLHILFMAATVGIVASGVHDGIEKAAKWLMPAFFVLLIIITIYGAFTGNFAEAVAFLFTPDFSKITPVVLNEALGQALFSLSLAAGGLLTYGAYVSKDVNLAPTAGLIAMADTSVAILAGLMIFPIVFAVGLDPAGGPALIFQTLPVAFNVMPGGALVGMVFFILIFFAALTSSISLLEGPTAWAIDRFGWGRKKAAFIVGLVAWLIGVACALGYNVWSDVRLLGFWNIFAETDILDTLDGFTGKIMLPLGALFVAIFVGWRADANMVKAQTGLSGGTYLVWRFLIAWAAPIAVSLVLIFGLLPGLLGE
- the pstB gene encoding phosphate ABC transporter ATP-binding protein PstB — its product is MTARGVSVYYGDKKAIDDVSIDIPTEYVTAFIGPSGCGKSTFLRTMNRMNDTIPSARVEGEITLDGEDIYRSGMDVVQLRARVGMVFQKPNPFPKSIYDNVAYGPKIHGFAESKDELDEVVERSLRRAGLWEEVKDRIDDSGTALSGGQQQRLCIARAIAVDPEVILMDEPCSALDPIATAKIEELIAELKGRYAIVIVTHSMQQAARVSERTAFFHLGKMVEYGRTSDIFTNPQETRTQDYITGRYG
- the phoU gene encoding phosphate signaling complex protein PhoU, translated to MVAQHTVKAFDEDITRLRGLIAEMGGLAEVAIQESLEALVNGDEKLAKEVVKRDKKIDSLEAEVDRLAVRVIALRAPMAADLREVIAALKIAGVVERIGDYSKNIAKRVGKIDDRKRFEPLTLLSAMGEVAAGMVHDVLTGYAARDPVVALDVIKRDDKVDAFYDSIFRNLVSYMVENPATISSAAQLLFVARNLERIGDHATNVAEMVHFAATGEYPPDEVA